In Sedimenticola thiotaurini, the following proteins share a genomic window:
- a CDS encoding response regulator, producing the protein MRILLVEDDQLLGDGLCVGLEQMGYTVDWISDGFQAELALQDHSLDLAILDISLPGQDGLTLLRRIRQQDNPIPVLLLTARDSLNDRVIGLDSGADDYLPKPFDLEELAARLRAIARRRAGRGTPLLRHGAITLDPAARTVHLNDQPVSCTSREYAILETLLLNSGQVLSRQRLEEALYGWDDGVESNAIEVYIHHLRKKLGKSTIQTVRGIGYIIPKQAGPNG; encoded by the coding sequence ATGCGGATATTATTGGTAGAGGATGATCAACTGTTGGGCGATGGACTCTGCGTCGGCCTGGAACAGATGGGTTATACCGTGGACTGGATATCCGACGGGTTCCAGGCGGAGCTTGCCCTGCAGGACCACAGTCTCGACCTGGCCATCCTGGACATCTCCCTGCCGGGACAGGATGGACTCACCCTGCTACGCAGGATACGCCAGCAGGACAACCCCATTCCGGTGCTGTTGCTCACTGCACGGGACAGTCTCAATGATCGTGTCATCGGACTCGATTCCGGTGCCGATGACTATCTACCCAAACCGTTTGACCTGGAGGAGCTGGCGGCCCGTCTGCGGGCCATAGCCAGGCGCCGGGCCGGTCGTGGCACTCCCCTGCTCCGGCACGGAGCCATTACGCTCGATCCGGCCGCTCGTACAGTCCATCTGAACGACCAACCGGTCTCCTGCACCTCCCGGGAGTATGCCATTCTGGAAACCCTGTTGCTGAACAGTGGCCAGGTATTGTCACGACAGCGGCTGGAGGAGGCACTGTACGGTTGGGACGATGGCGTGGAGAGCAACGCCATCGAGGTGTACATCCACCACCTGCGTAAAAAACTGGGAAAATCCACCATTCAGACCGTGCGCGGAATCGGTTATATCATCCCAAAACAGGCCGGCCCGAATGGCTAG
- a CDS encoding ATP-binding protein — protein sequence MARRSSIRRRLLLSLIGLISITWLGIFVLVNRDATHELEEIYDASLAQNARVLFGLLQQEILEGEVEMIRKIELDRHFQHAYELNIAFSAVLDRLIIQSKDAPDFLTNLPEGFSDYRFDGEKWRVFTLRDSQTGLVVYTAQKLEAREELVSYLIKDTLSVIVLIIPLLGLFIWLGVSRSLQPLNQLVKEAGSMGPHALRPFDMADAPTEVAPLIGALNRLLQRLARTIENERRFTADAAHELRTPLAGLKVQLQVAQRATDEQQRTKAMGKALEGIDRTTHLVNQLLTLARADRESETTLAFQPVDLVSLSKSVINSLEADAGQHRIRLTIEADADEYRISGDPTMLQIMLRNLLENAIKYTPVPGTAGIRLMDGDGQLRLEVWDSGAGMSEKTLELMFQRFRRGTQSGPNGSGLGLSIVKRIAELHGATITVNPADKASGQPFSIGILLQADSSVNRDRQPVHSGNS from the coding sequence ATGGCTAGACGGAGCTCCATCCGCAGGCGGTTGCTGCTGAGCCTGATCGGTCTGATCAGCATCACCTGGCTGGGGATTTTTGTCCTGGTCAACCGGGATGCCACCCACGAACTGGAAGAGATCTACGACGCCAGCCTGGCCCAGAACGCCCGGGTCCTGTTCGGACTGCTGCAACAGGAGATCCTGGAAGGCGAAGTGGAGATGATCCGCAAGATTGAGCTGGATCGTCACTTTCAACACGCCTACGAACTGAATATCGCCTTTTCCGCCGTGCTGGACCGACTCATCATCCAGTCCAAAGATGCACCCGACTTCCTCACCAATCTGCCGGAAGGTTTCAGTGACTACCGGTTTGATGGCGAAAAATGGCGTGTCTTTACCCTGCGGGATTCACAGACCGGCCTGGTTGTCTACACGGCGCAAAAGCTGGAGGCGCGGGAAGAGCTGGTCTCCTATCTGATCAAAGATACGCTCTCCGTTATCGTGTTGATCATACCCCTGCTGGGTCTGTTTATCTGGCTCGGTGTCAGCCGCAGCCTGCAACCGCTGAACCAACTGGTGAAAGAGGCGGGAAGCATGGGGCCGCATGCGCTTCGACCGTTTGATATGGCGGACGCACCGACTGAAGTGGCGCCACTGATCGGTGCCCTCAACCGGTTGCTGCAACGCCTCGCCCGAACCATTGAAAACGAGCGTCGTTTTACCGCCGATGCGGCCCATGAGTTGCGCACCCCGCTGGCCGGACTCAAGGTGCAGTTGCAGGTGGCACAACGTGCCACCGATGAACAACAACGCACTAAGGCGATGGGCAAGGCACTGGAAGGGATCGACCGCACCACCCACCTGGTCAATCAGCTGCTGACCCTGGCGCGGGCTGACCGGGAGAGTGAAACCACACTGGCGTTCCAACCGGTCGATCTGGTCAGTTTGAGCAAGAGCGTGATCAACAGCCTGGAAGCGGATGCCGGACAACACCGGATCCGACTGACCATAGAGGCAGATGCGGATGAGTACCGGATCAGTGGCGATCCGACCATGCTGCAGATCATGCTGCGCAATCTGCTGGAAAATGCCATTAAATACACACCGGTTCCGGGAACCGCCGGTATCCGGCTGATGGATGGTGACGGGCAACTCCGGCTGGAGGTGTGGGATTCCGGGGCCGGTATGTCCGAAAAAACCCTGGAGCTGATGTTTCAGCGCTTTCGGCGTGGTACACAGAGCGGCCCCAACGGCAGTGGCCTGGGGCTGTCGATTGTGAAGCGGATCGCAGAGCTCCATGGGGCCACCATCACGGTCAACCCCGCCGACAAGGCCAGCGGACAGCCATTCAGTATCGGCATCCTGCTGCAAGCGGACTCCTCAGTTAACCGGGACAGGCAACCCGTTCACTCCGGCAATTCATAG
- the lysA gene encoding diaminopimelate decarboxylase codes for MSSTPVNYPPAAPLAGGIKQRSASVPNETSWHYQNQQLCMEAVPVDRMAEKVSTPFYCYSAAAIRGRIGLCQSAFEAIGATIHYAVKANSNLAVLGLMAEAGLGADIVSEGELVRALQAGIEPRTIIFSGVGKRRAELLAALDAGIFQFNLESLPELEQLADLCRTRGCTANVSIRVNPEVDAATHRHITTGVKGSKFGIPIEQMASALNLIAASDGLQLHGLAVHIGSQIVEPEPYRRACRRLRRWVFDMRAQGHAINHLDLGGGFGIDYGDGRCLDYRAVAAVMEQELGDLAVQIAVEPGRSLVAEAGLLVSEVVYRKEVEPVPFLILDAGMNDLLRPALYQATHQLVTLKEPDGVPEICHVVGPVCESSDTFLRQVSLPQIAAGERVALLHAGAYGAVMASGYNSRDIIPEVMVSGDHYTLVRRAVSYRDLMAYELPE; via the coding sequence ATGAGCAGCACACCCGTCAACTATCCGCCAGCGGCTCCACTTGCCGGCGGGATCAAACAGAGGAGCGCGTCGGTGCCCAACGAAACCAGCTGGCATTACCAGAATCAACAGCTTTGCATGGAGGCGGTACCCGTGGATCGCATGGCGGAAAAGGTGAGTACACCGTTCTACTGTTACTCCGCGGCGGCAATCCGGGGTCGTATTGGGTTGTGCCAATCCGCCTTTGAAGCGATCGGTGCCACTATTCACTATGCCGTGAAGGCCAACAGCAACCTGGCGGTGCTGGGGCTTATGGCGGAGGCGGGACTGGGTGCGGATATCGTGTCGGAGGGTGAACTGGTTCGTGCATTGCAGGCGGGAATTGAACCCCGGACCATTATCTTCTCCGGCGTCGGGAAAAGGCGTGCGGAACTGCTGGCCGCGTTGGATGCCGGCATTTTCCAGTTCAATCTGGAGTCGCTCCCGGAGCTGGAGCAGTTGGCTGATCTGTGCCGCACCCGGGGATGCACGGCCAATGTCTCCATCCGGGTCAACCCCGAGGTGGATGCGGCCACCCACCGGCATATCACCACCGGAGTGAAGGGCAGCAAATTCGGAATACCCATTGAACAGATGGCGTCTGCCCTGAATCTGATCGCCGCCAGCGACGGTTTGCAACTGCATGGCCTTGCGGTGCATATCGGATCCCAGATCGTGGAGCCGGAGCCCTATCGCCGCGCCTGCCGGCGTCTGCGGAGGTGGGTGTTCGACATGCGGGCCCAGGGGCACGCCATCAATCACCTGGACCTTGGGGGCGGTTTCGGGATCGATTATGGTGATGGTCGCTGTCTCGATTACCGGGCAGTTGCTGCTGTAATGGAGCAGGAACTGGGGGATCTGGCGGTGCAGATCGCGGTGGAGCCGGGGCGTTCCCTGGTGGCGGAAGCGGGGCTGCTGGTGAGTGAAGTGGTCTATCGCAAAGAGGTGGAACCGGTACCGTTTCTGATTCTGGATGCCGGTATGAATGATCTGTTACGACCGGCCCTGTACCAGGCTACTCACCAACTGGTCACCCTGAAGGAGCCGGATGGGGTGCCGGAGATCTGCCATGTGGTGGGACCTGTCTGTGAAAGCAGTGACACTTTTCTGCGTCAGGTCAGTCTGCCGCAAATCGCTGCGGGAGAGCGTGTCGCCCTGCTGCACGCTGGTGCCTATGGGGCGGTGATGGCCTCCGGCTACAACAGCCGGGATATTATCCCCGAAGTAATGGTCTCCGGTGATCACTATACCCTGGTCAGAAGGGCCGTCAGCTACCGTGACCTGATGGCCTATGAATTGCCGGAGTGA
- a CDS encoding Lrp/AsnC family transcriptional regulator — protein MDKFDQQIISRLQQNARASLAAIGRDIGLSRSAVAERIQRLEARGIIQGYTLKLAENGRQAVQAYFQLSFSPFKLDELLPAIQAIPELRSGHALSGEVDLILFAETDSMERLNQIRRELEQLPDLKRLLTCPVLQSISP, from the coding sequence GTGGATAAATTCGACCAACAGATCATCAGCCGCCTGCAACAGAACGCCCGGGCATCGCTGGCCGCTATCGGGCGTGATATCGGCCTCTCTCGCAGCGCGGTGGCAGAGCGGATACAACGCCTGGAAGCGCGGGGGATTATCCAGGGCTATACCCTCAAACTGGCGGAGAACGGCCGGCAAGCAGTTCAGGCCTACTTCCAGCTCAGCTTCTCCCCCTTCAAACTGGATGAGCTGCTACCGGCCATCCAGGCCATCCCGGAACTCCGCTCCGGACACGCCCTGAGTGGCGAGGTGGACCTGATCCTGTTTGCCGAAACCGATTCCATGGAGCGCCTGAATCAGATCCGTCGTGAACTGGAGCAACTGCCGGATCTGAAAAGATTGCTCACCTGTCCGGTGCTGCAATCAATCTCCCCGTAA
- a CDS encoding LysE family translocator: MFFDTYLWAYLVAIILLTVAPGVDTLLVIRNSVRGGFRDGALTSFAICMGVFVHAAVSAGGISLILMQSALMFSLLKLAGAGYLVWLGARSLYSAYRGEAGLKLESGKIRHRQVSAWTSLREGFLSNILNPKTAIFYMAFLPQFIQPGDPALTKSLFLAGLHFVIANIWQLALVLMVGRVTNWLARPRVGRCFNSLTGSVMVLFGIRLGFDS, from the coding sequence ATGTTTTTTGATACCTATCTCTGGGCCTATCTGGTGGCCATTATCCTGCTCACGGTGGCACCCGGGGTGGATACCCTGCTGGTGATCAGAAACAGCGTTCGCGGCGGCTTCAGGGATGGGGCACTGACCAGTTTTGCCATCTGCATGGGGGTATTCGTGCATGCGGCGGTCTCTGCCGGGGGTATCTCCCTTATCCTGATGCAGTCGGCCCTGATGTTCTCCCTGCTCAAACTGGCCGGTGCCGGTTACCTGGTCTGGTTGGGAGCCAGGAGTCTCTACAGCGCCTATCGTGGGGAAGCGGGCCTGAAACTGGAGTCTGGAAAGATCCGGCACCGGCAGGTCAGCGCCTGGACCTCCCTGCGGGAGGGCTTCCTCTCCAATATACTGAACCCCAAGACCGCTATCTTCTACATGGCGTTTCTGCCCCAGTTCATCCAGCCGGGCGACCCGGCCCTGACCAAGTCCCTGTTTCTGGCCGGCTTGCACTTTGTCATTGCCAATATCTGGCAGCTTGCGCTGGTGCTGATGGTGGGACGGGTAACCAACTGGCTGGCCCGCCCCCGGGTGGGGCGCTGCTTTAACAGCCTGACCGGGTCGGTGATGGTTCTGTTCGGTATTCGCCTCGGCTTTGACTCCTGA
- a CDS encoding 16S rRNA (uracil(1498)-N(3))-methyltransferase produces the protein MNLLLLDQADLLESDVAIIRDHRLQHLLNVHRACPGDRLKAGLLNGEMGQAEILRLDGQQATLRLMLNETPPKPLPLILVLALPRPKMLRRCLGMVAELGIKQLYLINSYRVEKSYWQSPLLSPDEIHQALLRGLEQAKDTRLPQVQIRQRFKPFVEDELPGLVAGRAALVAHPYTGGAGNPPLPLSQPALVCVGPEGGFISYEVEKLQAAGCRPLALGERIYRVETVLPLLAGRLFG, from the coding sequence ATGAATCTGCTGCTGCTCGATCAAGCGGATCTGCTGGAGAGTGACGTTGCGATCATCCGCGATCATCGGTTGCAACATCTGCTGAATGTTCACCGCGCCTGCCCCGGGGATCGTCTCAAAGCCGGACTGCTCAATGGCGAGATGGGCCAGGCGGAAATTCTGCGCCTGGATGGCCAGCAGGCGACACTGCGCCTGATGCTGAATGAAACGCCACCCAAACCCTTGCCCCTGATCCTGGTGCTGGCACTGCCCCGTCCCAAGATGTTGCGTCGCTGTCTGGGTATGGTGGCTGAACTGGGCATCAAACAGCTCTACCTGATCAACAGTTATCGGGTGGAGAAGAGCTACTGGCAGAGCCCCCTGCTGTCACCGGATGAGATACACCAGGCCCTGCTGCGGGGATTGGAGCAGGCCAAAGACACCCGCCTGCCGCAGGTGCAGATACGGCAACGTTTTAAACCGTTTGTGGAGGATGAACTGCCCGGATTGGTGGCGGGCAGGGCCGCACTGGTGGCCCACCCCTATACTGGTGGCGCCGGTAATCCTCCGTTGCCCTTGAGCCAACCGGCGCTGGTCTGTGTCGGACCAGAGGGTGGATTCATCTCCTACGAGGTGGAGAAGTTGCAGGCGGCTGGTTGTCGGCCGCTGGCATTGGGTGAGCGGATCTACCGGGTGGAGACAGTGCTGCCCCTATTGGCGGGTCGACTGTTTGGTTGA
- a CDS encoding iron ABC transporter permease, producing MNRPINIPHGRLVLMLGLLVALLFVASLFFGSNPLPVLQAARESLLDTPTVLGLIFAEIRLPRALIALFAGATLGLAGAAMQGLLRNPLASPGLIGSASGAALGAVGMLYFGMGALLPLAVPMGGMAGALLATFLVYLMAGREAGTLTLILAGVAINALALAMISLLLNLAPSPYAVREIVLWMMGSIANHSMHDLWILLPGVLLGWAMLLGTGRSLDALTLGEETASTMGISLTRLRWRIFLAVALSVGSVVSITGSIGFVGLVVPHLLRPLVGFQPSRLLLSSALGGAALLLAADITTRLFPVGTDIKVGVVTSLVGAPFFLYLIIKSRRYQL from the coding sequence GTGAACCGCCCGATAAATATACCGCATGGCAGGCTGGTCCTGATGCTGGGTCTGTTGGTGGCGCTGCTGTTTGTCGCTTCACTGTTCTTCGGTTCCAATCCCCTGCCGGTGTTGCAGGCCGCCCGGGAGAGTCTGTTGGATACGCCCACCGTGCTCGGCCTGATCTTCGCCGAGATCCGTCTGCCCCGTGCCCTGATCGCCCTGTTTGCCGGGGCTACCCTGGGTCTGGCGGGTGCCGCCATGCAGGGCCTGCTGCGGAATCCGTTGGCCAGTCCAGGGCTGATCGGCAGTGCCAGTGGAGCTGCTCTGGGGGCGGTTGGCATGCTCTATTTCGGGATGGGGGCCCTGTTGCCACTGGCGGTGCCTATGGGGGGTATGGCCGGGGCGCTGCTGGCTACCTTCCTGGTCTACCTGATGGCGGGACGGGAGGCCGGTACCCTGACCCTGATCCTGGCCGGTGTTGCCATCAACGCCCTGGCGCTGGCCATGATCTCCCTGCTGCTGAACCTGGCACCGAGCCCCTATGCGGTGCGGGAGATCGTGCTCTGGATGATGGGGTCGATAGCCAATCACAGCATGCACGATCTGTGGATACTGCTGCCCGGCGTGCTGCTGGGCTGGGCCATGCTACTGGGTACCGGCCGGTCGCTGGATGCCTTGACCCTGGGGGAGGAGACCGCCAGTACCATGGGGATCTCACTCACCCGGCTGCGCTGGCGTATCTTTCTGGCGGTAGCCCTGTCGGTGGGTTCGGTGGTCTCCATTACCGGCTCAATCGGTTTTGTCGGCCTGGTGGTGCCCCATCTGCTGCGGCCCCTGGTGGGCTTTCAGCCATCACGACTGTTACTGAGCAGCGCACTGGGTGGTGCGGCACTGCTGCTGGCGGCGGATATCACTACACGGCTGTTCCCGGTTGGCACCGATATCAAGGTGGGGGTGGTGACCTCCCTGGTGGGGGCGCCGTTTTTCCTCTATCTCATAATCAAAAGTCGGCGCTATCAGCTATGA
- a CDS encoding ABC transporter substrate-binding protein — protein MNRRLLTILFLMLFAVAVSGAERPGRVVSINLCTDQLLLMLAAPEQIASVSHLALEANSSFMAVQAANYPVNHGKAEEILALKPDLILAGAYTDRPLIALLKKLGYRVEQLALSSSIEDVRHNIRLIARLIGREAEGRQMIQTMDQRLDRIKQLRPKVRPRGAFYQPNGYTSGRNTLQHAALELAGWENISAQEGVVGYGAIDMERLILARPVQLFTSSYSPGTYSRGQQMLEHPVLRRLTQGRAPIEVAYRYWICGGPMIADAVEILHRSLPR, from the coding sequence TTGAATCGGCGTCTACTCACTATTCTGTTTTTGATGTTGTTTGCCGTTGCTGTCAGTGGCGCCGAACGGCCTGGCCGGGTGGTCTCCATCAACCTCTGTACCGACCAACTGCTGCTGATGCTGGCTGCGCCGGAGCAGATCGCCTCGGTCAGCCACCTGGCCCTGGAAGCCAACAGCTCCTTCATGGCGGTGCAGGCGGCCAATTATCCGGTCAATCATGGCAAGGCGGAGGAGATCCTGGCCCTCAAGCCGGACCTGATCCTGGCTGGCGCCTATACCGATCGACCGCTGATTGCCCTGTTGAAAAAACTGGGCTACCGGGTGGAACAGTTAGCCCTCTCATCCAGTATTGAGGATGTTCGTCACAATATCCGCCTGATTGCCCGCCTGATCGGCCGTGAAGCAGAAGGACGGCAGATGATCCAGACGATGGATCAGCGCCTGGATCGTATAAAGCAGTTACGGCCCAAGGTCAGGCCACGCGGCGCTTTTTATCAGCCCAACGGTTACACCAGTGGCCGGAACACGCTGCAGCACGCGGCCCTGGAGCTGGCCGGCTGGGAAAATATCTCAGCTCAGGAGGGGGTGGTGGGCTATGGCGCCATTGACATGGAGCGGTTGATCCTGGCCAGGCCGGTGCAACTGTTCACCTCCTCTTACTCACCGGGTACTTACTCCCGGGGACAGCAGATGCTGGAACATCCGGTGCTGCGCCGGCTGACCCAGGGCAGGGCGCCAATCGAGGTGGCCTACCGCTACTGGATCTGTGGCGGTCCGATGATCGCTGACGCGGTGGAGATACTGCACCGGAGTCTGCCCAGGTGA
- a CDS encoding TonB-dependent receptor domain-containing protein, whose translation MSQTVDETLASVTVLTRTEIEKSQARDITQLLDGIQGLSMSNNGGLGKTTSIRLRGTNSNQVLVLIDGVRIGSATLGTVSFQDIPLAQVERIEIVRGPRSQLYGADAMGGVIQIFTKRVQSGTQINADAEYGSHNTRRLALGVNGSQHNLEYGFNLSDLHTDGFSALKNNNPDDDGYDNRAFSGHLGYRFSNGLKLTVSALRAKGENEYDSAWGPANFYDSESIQQSLNGKLEYSPNDIWDISLSVGESRDEMTSYVNDVFNSFFNTKRRQFTWQNDVALGEESILTFGFDYLRDEVAGTSNYSVNERDNKAVFAQYQREFGRNDISIGLRHDDNESFGTYNTGSISLGRELTETLRLVASYGTGFRAPTFNDLYYQDPWGSNGNPNLTPEESESLELSLRGKPSWGRWNINLFRTDIDDLIDWVEVAPFTYQPQNIGRARINGMEAGVTTELAGWEISGNLTLLDPRNRITGKQLTDRSKRSLRIDIDRAFGRTEVGATFNARSHSFSDTDNTLLTDGFGTLDLRVAQHLTSEWTLRGQISNLFDRDYETIRTYNTGGRELFVSLHYVPK comes from the coding sequence ATGTCTCAAACGGTTGATGAGACCCTGGCGTCAGTGACGGTGTTGACCCGAACGGAGATTGAAAAGAGTCAGGCCCGGGATATTACCCAGTTGCTGGATGGCATCCAGGGACTCAGCATGAGCAATAACGGGGGGCTGGGCAAGACAACCTCAATCCGGTTACGGGGCACCAACTCCAACCAGGTTTTGGTGTTGATCGATGGTGTCCGTATCGGCTCGGCTACCCTGGGAACGGTCAGTTTTCAGGATATTCCGCTGGCTCAGGTTGAGCGCATTGAGATCGTCCGGGGACCCCGCTCCCAACTCTACGGTGCCGATGCCATGGGTGGGGTGATACAGATCTTTACCAAGCGAGTGCAGTCCGGAACCCAGATAAATGCTGATGCGGAGTACGGTTCGCACAATACCCGTCGTCTGGCCCTTGGGGTAAACGGCAGCCAGCATAACCTGGAGTACGGTTTTAACCTGTCTGATCTGCATACTGATGGATTCAGTGCCCTGAAAAACAATAATCCGGATGACGACGGTTACGATAACCGGGCTTTTTCCGGCCATCTGGGCTACCGTTTTTCCAACGGGCTGAAGCTCACGGTCAGTGCCCTGCGGGCCAAGGGTGAAAATGAGTATGACAGCGCCTGGGGACCGGCCAATTTCTACGACTCCGAGTCGATACAGCAGTCGTTGAACGGCAAGCTGGAATATTCGCCCAATGATATTTGGGATATATCGCTTTCAGTCGGCGAAAGTCGAGACGAAATGACCAGCTATGTGAATGATGTTTTCAACTCGTTCTTCAATACTAAACGCCGTCAGTTTACCTGGCAGAATGATGTGGCTCTGGGTGAGGAGAGCATTCTGACATTCGGTTTTGATTACCTGCGGGACGAGGTGGCCGGCACCAGTAACTACAGCGTAAACGAGCGGGATAACAAGGCGGTATTTGCCCAGTACCAGCGGGAGTTCGGGCGCAATGATATCAGCATCGGGCTTCGGCATGATGACAATGAATCGTTCGGGACCTACAACACCGGCAGCATCTCCCTGGGACGGGAGTTAACCGAAACCCTCCGGCTGGTAGCTTCCTACGGAACCGGCTTTCGTGCTCCCACATTCAATGATCTCTATTACCAGGATCCCTGGGGATCCAACGGTAATCCCAACCTGACCCCGGAAGAGTCGGAAAGCTTGGAGTTGTCTCTGCGTGGCAAGCCGTCCTGGGGCAGATGGAACATCAATCTGTTTCGAACCGATATCGACGATCTGATCGATTGGGTAGAGGTGGCTCCCTTCACCTATCAGCCACAGAATATTGGCCGGGCCCGGATCAATGGTATGGAGGCGGGGGTGACCACAGAGCTGGCCGGCTGGGAGATAAGCGGCAACCTGACCCTGCTTGATCCGCGAAATCGTATAACCGGTAAGCAGCTGACCGATCGCAGCAAGCGGTCCCTGCGTATCGATATTGACAGAGCCTTTGGCAGGACCGAAGTAGGCGCCACGTTCAATGCCCGCAGTCACAGCTTCAGTGACACGGACAATACGCTGCTCACTGATGGTTTCGGTACCCTGGATCTGCGGGTGGCACAGCATTTGACCAGCGAGTGGACCCTGCGTGGGCAGATAAGCAATCTGTTTGACCGGGACTATGAGACCATCCGCACTTATAATACCGGCGGCCGGGAACTGTTTGTTTCTCTCCATTACGTGCCAAAATAG